GAGCGTGTGGGTCCGCTCCCCCTCGAAGCGCACTCCTTCCGCCTCACCGACCTCGACGAGGCCCGCGCGTTGTGCGCGGAGTTCTACTACGAGGTCGACCTCGACCTGCTCGACGGGAGCCGGCCGCTGGCGTTCGCGGCCGACATGGTGCGGCTGGGCCCGGTCACCGTCGGCGACATCAGCTTCGGCGCCGACGTCTCCATCGGCACCGACGTGCTCGACGCCTACCACGTCAACCTGCCGATCGCCGGCGCCATCGGCAGCGAGCACCGCGGTGCCGTCACGGTCGCCAGCCCGCGCCGCGCCGCGGTCTACCGCCCGGGTGCCGGAGTGCACGCCGGCCGCTGGTCGGCCGACTGCCGCAGCCTCGGCATCCGCCTCGACCGGGCGGCGCTGGAGGCCGAACTCGCGGCGCTGCTCGGCCACCCGGTCCGCGGGCCGATCCGGTTCGGCGCCAGCTTCGACACCACCCGCGGCCCAGGCCTCACCTGGACCCGCATGATCAATCTGCTCCGGTCGGAGAGCGGCAACCCGCACAGCGCGCTGCTCCAGCCACTGATCGCCGAGCGCTACTCGCAGGGCCTGATCGGCGGGCTGCTCTTCGCGGTCGAGCACCAGTTCGCCGACGCGCTGACCGCGCACGTGGCGCCGGCCCGGCCGCGCACCGTCCGCCGGGCCATCCAGGTGATGGAGGCCGACCCGACCCACCCGTTCACCACGGCCGAGCTGGGCCGCATCGCGGGTGTCTCGGCGCGGTCGTTGCAGGAGGGTTTCCGCCGGCACGTCGGCGTCTCCCCGATGACCTACCTGCAACAGGTGCGGATGGGCTACGCCCGCGACGAACTGCGCCACCCGGTGCCCGGGCGCGACACGGTGGCCGCGATCGCGCACGCGTGGGGCTTCGGCCACCTGGGCCGGTTCGCGGCCGCCTACCGCGAACGCTACGGCGAGTCACCGTCGGCGACCCTGCGCGGACACTGACCCGCGCCGGCCACTTCCGCCGGTCGCGCGGGATGCGCTGACTCACGCGCCCGGGCCGCCGTGGCGGTGGTGTGGGATGCGCTGGCTCACTCCCCCGGCTCACTTCCGGCGGTCGCGCGGGATGCGCTGAGTCGCACTCCCGGGTCGCCGTGGCGGTCGCGCGCGATGCGCTGGCTCACTCCCCCGGGTCGCCGTGGCGGTCGTGCGGGATGCGCTGAGCCGGAATGCGCGGCTCGATCCGCGTCGGCACGCGGCCATTCGGCGAGCGGCCGGCAGGCTCGCGGCCGGCGGGGTCGCGGAGCCCGTCGAGAACCCGGTGCGCTGCCGCCAGACCGTCTTCCGTATAGACCGTCAGCGCCGACGGGTGCCCGCCACCATCGTCGATCCGCAGCGCGGCCTGGAGCTTGTCATATTCGTGTAGGAAGTCGACCGCCCGGCGCAGGGCCGCGACCGCCCGCAACATGTCACCTTCGAGGTCCTGCATGGATGCGCCCCTCCCCCAGATCCGACGGACT
This genomic interval from Asanoa ferruginea contains the following:
- a CDS encoding AraC family transcriptional regulator, translating into MRHREDTERVGPLPLEAHSFRLTDLDEARALCAEFYYEVDLDLLDGSRPLAFAADMVRLGPVTVGDISFGADVSIGTDVLDAYHVNLPIAGAIGSEHRGAVTVASPRRAAVYRPGAGVHAGRWSADCRSLGIRLDRAALEAELAALLGHPVRGPIRFGASFDTTRGPGLTWTRMINLLRSESGNPHSALLQPLIAERYSQGLIGGLLFAVEHQFADALTAHVAPARPRTVRRAIQVMEADPTHPFTTAELGRIAGVSARSLQEGFRRHVGVSPMTYLQQVRMGYARDELRHPVPGRDTVAAIAHAWGFGHLGRFAAAYRERYGESPSATLRGH